The segment ATGCGCGATCGCCGTGCCACCGGCCCAGCCGCGCTCACCGCGTTCGCCGCCGTGGTGATAGCCGGATTGACCGCCTTTGCCGGCTTTCGGATGACGCAGCCCTACGGCTTTGTCGGCAACAGCGAGGTCGAGTGGGCCTATACCATCCGCGCCTGCGGAACGCTGACCGATCCCGAACAGTTCCAAATTTGCCAGCAGACGCCGCCGATGCCCGAAACCCTGGCGCGCCTTGTCGAGCGCATCCCGGCGTTCCTTCGCCCGATCATCGCGCCGTCGGCGCGCTGGATCGCCGAGTTGCAGTTTGCCGCAGCGCAATCCTCAGGCGCTGCCGATCCGCCGTGGGGCTGGCAGTGGGCCAATCGCGCACCGATCCTCTTCCCGCTCACCAACATCGTGTTCTATGGGCTAGGCGTGCCGCTGGGGGTGACCGCCGTGATCGGCGCGTTCTACCTGCTCAGCCGGCTGCTGCGCGGCCGGCGCCGGTATGCCTATCTTGTGCCGGTGTTGTGGATCTTCGGTTTCTTTCTGTATCAGGGCACGCAGTTCGTCAAATCCCTCCGCTACCAATTGCCCATTTATCCCATGCTGTGTATTGCGGCGGCGGCGGTCTTGCTGGCGTTGTGGAGGAGGTGGCGGCCGTTGGAAAGCGGGAGCCGCGGGCTCATGCCCCGACTGCCTGCGGTTCTCATCGCCGTGGTGCTGGCCGGCGCGCTGACGTGGGCGCTGGCTTTCATGCGCATCTACGATGGCGAACTGACGCGCACCGAGGCGTCGCGCTGGATCTACGCGCACGTGCCGACGGCGCTGACGCTTTCGGGGGATGCCGCCGGCCAAACGCGCCAGGTGCAACTGCCGATCAAGGACATCGCGCTGCAGCCGGGCGAGCCGTTCGTCGCCACGGTTCGTGTGAGCGCGCGGGCCGACGGCGTCGGCGCGCCGCTGCAGCGGCCGCGTTTCACGCTGAACTACGTGGAGGGCGAGGGGTTAGTCCAGGTGCGGCTGTTGGAAGCGCCGACTCAAGCCGAGCTGGGCGTAGCCCGCCAACGCATCGGCCCCGATGCGTCCACCATCGCGTTCGACGAGGCTGTGATCGAGCTTGACGCCGACTACATGCTTGAGTTGACGCTGCAGGACGGCGCCGTCCTGCGCGCGCGCACCAGCGTCATCGCCAATCAGCACTTCGACGAGGGCATTCCCTTCCGCATCGAGGGCAAGGATGGCTTCGGCTGGTACTACCGAGGGCTAAGCAGCTCCCCATGGGGCGATATGCCGGTCTACAACGAAGACGATCCGGCCAAGTACGAGATGTTCCTGCGCGCCCTCGACGAGGCGGATTACATCGTGCTGAACAGCAACCGGCACTATGGGTCGGTGGCGCGCTTGCCTTGGCGCTTCCCCATGACGAACGCCTACTACCGCGCGCTGATGGGCGGTGAGCTGGGCTTCGCGCTGATCGCCGATTTCTACCGCTTCCCGCGCATCGGCCCATTCGTCTTCAACGACCAGGAGATGCCACAGCGACTTGCGCGCCCGGAGGGCGTGCAGGGCACACCGCCGGGCATTGAAGTGCCTTATCCGAAGGCTGAGGAGGCATTCTCGGTCTACGACCACCCACGGGTGTTGATCTTCCAGAAGACGCCGGCGTATTCCTCTGCGCTCGTCGAGCGCGCCCTGAGCCCCTACGTGGATGTGCGCACGGTGCGCCAGACCGCCTTTCAGGCCAGCAATACGCCAGGCGGCCTGCTGCTCGACCAGCACATGCGCGAAGCGCAACAGGCCGGCGGCACATGGCGCGAACTCTTCCCCCGCGCTTCGCCGCTGAATCGGTCGCCGTTGCTCGCCGTCTTGGCCTGGCTGGCGCTGATCGAGGCGCTGGGCATCGCGGGGTTCATCGTGCTGGCCGTGGTGACGCAGCATCGAGGGGCGGCAGCTCAGAGGCGATGCGGTTCCGGTTCTCGGTTCCCCGTTCGCGCGTCCCTCGTTGATGGCGGGTATGCGTTTGGGAAGGTGTTTGGCCTGCTGACCACGTCGTTCATCGCGTGGTGGCTGGCCAGCCTGCGCATCGCGCCGTTTACGCCGGGCGTGATCTGGGCCGTGGTCTTGGCGTTCATTGTGCTCGCAGCGACGGTCGGCCATCTCAACCGCAATGCCATGATCGCGCTGGTGCGCGCGCGCTGGCCGGCGTTGCTCGTCGGCGAAGCGCTGTTCGTGACCGCCTTCGTGTTCTTCTTGCTTGTGCGCATAGGTAACCCTGACCTGTGGCATCCATTCTTCGGCGGCGAGAAGCCGATGGACTTTGCCTACCTCAACGCCGTGCTGAAGGCGACGTACTTCCCGCCGCAAGACCCGTGGTTTGCCGGCGGGGCAATTAACTATTACTACTATGGCTTCGTCATGGTGGGCGCGCCGATCAAGGCGCTGGGCATTGACCCGGCCGTCGCCTATAACCTCGCCATCCCCACGCTATTTGCCATGACGGCGTGCGGTGCCTTCGGCCTGGGCGCGTCGTTCTACGCGGCGCGCAGCGACGGCGATGCGCCCGCGCTCCGGCGTGCCGTCGCTGCCGGTGTGATCGCCGCGACCTTCGCCGTCTTCATCGGCAACGGCGACCAGATTCGCGTGGTCGGCCCGGCATGGCAAAAGCTGGGCGGGATCGAGCAGGGCGTCGCTGCGCCGGTGGCTTTCGTGACCGGCCTGCTCAAGTGGCTGGGGGGAGCGCCGCTGCCCATCGCGCCTTGGTGGCCATACTGGAACCCGACTCGTCCGGCGCCCGAGGTGATGATCGCCGAGTTCCCGCTCTTCACCTTCCTCTATGCCGACCTGCACGCGCACATGATGGCGATGCCTCTGGCCTATCTGGCGCTGGCATTTGGGCTGGCGTTCGCCGCCGGCGCGCGCCATGGGTCGGCCATCGTGCTCGGCGCAGGGTCGGTGGGCATGCTGTGGCCGACGAATTCGTGGGACTATCCCCCCTGCCTGCTGTTGGTCGGCGCCGGCTTGGTGTTGGGGCGGATTGAATCCGATGAAGGCGAGAGCCTCGGCCGGCGCCGGCTGCTGTCTGCGATCATTCGGGCGTTGCCGTCGCTCGTTGCGTTCGTCGCGCTCACGCGCCTGGCCATGGCGCCCTACCTGGTGAACTACGGCTCGGCCTACAACGAGGTTGTTCCCTGGAGCGGCGACCGCACGCGGCTCGAAACCTACATCACGATCTACGGTCTTTTCCTCATCCCGATCGGCTTCTACTTGCTGCGTGGGCTATTCGTCGAGGGACGGACGCCGCGCATCATACTGGGCGCGGCGACGGTCGTCGGCTGCGCGCTCGGCGCGTTGCTGGCGCTGGGTGAAGCGCCGATCGCCTTGATCGCCGCGCCCGTGATGTTGCTGGCGTTTGCATCCGCCTGGCTGCCGGGTCGCTCGTCGCCGACGCGCCTGCTGTGGCTGATGACGGCGGGCGCATTCGCGCTCACCCTCTTCGTCGAGCTGTTTACGCTGCGCGGCGACATTGGGCGCATGAACACGCAGTTCAAGTTCTACATCCAGGCCTGGCTGTTGTTGAGCGTCTCAGCGGCGCTTGCGCTGGTCTGGTCGGTTGAGGCGCTGTTTGCCGGCGGGCGAGCAGCCGCACACGCTCGCCCCCAAGCCTTCTGGCGTGTGGCTTTCACGGCGGCCTTCGCCGTTGCGTTCTTCCTGGCGATGCTCTACCCGGTCTTCGCCATCCCGGCCAAGGTGGACGACCGCTACGTGCGCACGGCGCCGCGCGGCTTGGATGGCATGGCCTACATGCCATACGCGATGCGCAACGAGGAGTTCGCCGGCCGTCAGGCCGAGTTCCCGTTGCGGCATGACTACGATGCCATCCGCTGGATGCAGGACAACGTCGCAGGCTCGCCGACGATCATCGAGGAAGGCGCCGCCGGTGGGAACCAGTATCGCTGGAGCGCGCGCTTCTCAATCTACACCGGCCTGCCGACGGTCGTCGGCTGGGAATGGCACCAGCGGCAGCAGCGCGCGGCCCTGGGCGCGCCAGTCGTCGAAGACCGCGTTGCCGACGTGCGCGAGTTCTACAGCACGACCGACATCGAGCGGGCGCGTCTGCTGCTGCGCCGCTACGATGTGCGCTACGTGATCGTGGGCGAGATGGAGCGGCTATACAACGACCCGGCCGGCTTCGACAAGTTCGAGGCGATGGTCGAGGCCGGCGACCTGCGCATCGCTTATCAGAATCCCGGAGTCACCATTTACGAAGTTGTGCCGCGCGCTACCCCGATGATGGGAGCAATTGCGCGCTAATTCGGCGCGTTGGCGCTGGCGTTGGGCCTCCCCCGGGGAGGCAAGGCGAAAATATCTGCGATCGTCTATGCTTAGCGATGCGCATGAGCAACGGGCGGGGCAGGCTCGTGCGCGTAATCGGCGGATCGTCGCCTTCGAAAGCGGGATCACGATGAGCAAAGCAAACGACAACTCGATAAAAATCGTCGCGTCCAATCGTCGGGCGACCTTCGACTATGCGCTCGAGGAGCGGTTTGAGGCGGGGATCGTCTTGACCGGAGGGGAGATCAAGTCGGTTCGAGCGGGCAAAATGGATTTGCGCGATGCGTTCGTGCAAATCCGCGACGGTGAAGCGTGGTTGCTCAACGCTTACATTCCGGCCTACGATCTCGCCACCGGCTTTGCGCGCACGGCAGCGCAGGACGGCGAACGCCGCGATCGCAAGTTGCTGTTACACAAAAAGGAGATCCTCGAACTGGCGCGCGGCATCGAGCGCAAAGGCTACACCGCCATCGCCACCAAAGTGTATCTCAAGCGCGGACGCGCAAAAGTCGAAGTCGCGCTGGCAAAGGGCAAGAAGCTGTATGACAAGCGACAAGCCGTGGCCAAACGCGACGCCGACCGGGATATTCAACGCGCTTTGCGCGAGCGATACTAAGCCTGTTCGGGGAAGGAACCAGCCTCTCGCAAGAAGTTGCCCTGCGACCTGCCCATGGTGCGGCGACGGCGAACGCGGCGGCCAACCTGACGCCGCCGGCGTATGCGCCGACCGCGAGCGCAGCCCAGCCATCCGGCGCCGACGTTCCCTAGGCGGTGGGGGTTGTGTCGCGCCGAAGACCCGATCGCGGCCGCAGCGACTACATCGCCCCGCACAGCCGCCCCCGCGTCAGGGCATGTATAGGTCAGCGTGACCGCGCAAGCCTTACTGCGGCGCGGCAGTTGCCGGCGCCGACGTCGCCGGTGCGCCTGTCTGCTGAGGACGGATGAGCATCACCGGAGTCTTCGCGCCGCGCACGACCTTTTCGGCCACGCTGCCGAGCAACCAACGCTCCATGCCGCTGCGGCCGTGCGTGGACATGACGATCAGATCGGCGCCCACCTCCTCTGCGCGGTCGAGGATCGCATCGGCGACCAGCCCTTCAAGCACTGCCGTCGTGACCGTCAGTGTTGGCGCTGCCTGCCTGATGCCGGCAGCTACCTTTTGCAAGTACTCCTCGCAATGCGCGCGGTCGCTAGCGTATAGGCCGGCGAGCATGGCCGGATCGTTGACGTAGACGTAGCTCGACGGATGCACGGCGATGCGCAACAGCTCGATTTGCCCGCCGGAGCACTCGGCCAGCATCTGCGCGTAGGGCAGGGGCGCCTTCGGCGAAGCGCGAGCCGTCCAGCGGCACCAGGATCTTCTTGAAGCCCAGAGGTGCGTTTGACATGTCTGCCTCCTGACAGGCGCGCGAGCACGCTCCCTGTCGTTTTAAGTTTAGACAAAGCCGGCGATCGGCGCATCGGGCGAAGGCGCAGTCTGGCCCTGTGCGAGCAGTCAGGTCGCCGGCCTCAGCACAGTGAGCTGTTCAACTTCCTCAGTCTTCCTAAAGTGGCAGCCGCGGCCGGCAGGGCGGGAGAGTGTGTGAGCTGTGAACTATGAGCGGTGAGCTTTACCCCTCCGTATAATCCCGAGGGATGAGCAAGCGCATCGTGGCGCTGGTGGATGATTTGTTCTTTCAACAGCCCATCGAGTCGGCGGCGCAACGGTTGGGCTATGCGGTCGAGTTCGCCGGGCCTACACATGACGTGGTGGCCTACCTTGTCGTCCGGCAGCCATGGCTCATCCTCGTTGACCTGAACACGAAATCGGTGGACTGGGAGCATTGGGTGATGACGGCCAAGACCAGTCCGGCGACGCGCAAAATGCCCATCCTCGCCTTCGGCGCGCACATGGATGCCGCGAGCATCGCGCGGGCGCGCCAGGCCGGCTGCGACGCCGTGGTCAGCAACGGCGCATTCATGGCCGACCCGGCTGCCATGATCCAGAAGCACGCGCGATTGGACGAGAGCGAAGCGCTGCGCCGCCAGGCCCAGGAGCCCTTGCCCGAACTGGCGCACAAGGCCATCGCGCAATTCAACGCCGGCGCGTTCTGGGAGCAGCACGAGACGTTCGAAGCGGTCTGGCGGGCCGAGCCAGGGCCGGTGCGTCAGATGTATCAGGGCATCCTGCAGGTTGGCGTCGCCTACTATCAGATTCAACGCCGGAATTACGACGGCGCGCGCAAGCTCTTTCAGCGCGCATGGCAATACCTCAGCGTGCTGCCGGATGTGTGCAAGGGCGTGGACATCGCCCAACTGCGCGCCGATGCGCAGGC is part of the Candidatus Roseilinea sp. genome and harbors:
- the smpB gene encoding SsrA-binding protein; the protein is MSKANDNSIKIVASNRRATFDYALEERFEAGIVLTGGEIKSVRAGKMDLRDAFVQIRDGEAWLLNAYIPAYDLATGFARTAAQDGERRDRKLLLHKKEILELARGIERKGYTAIATKVYLKRGRAKVEVALAKGKKLYDKRQAVAKRDADRDIQRALRERY
- a CDS encoding hypothetical protein (possible pseudo, frameshifted); translation: MLAECSGGQIELLRIAVHPSSYVYVNDPAMLAGLYASDRAHCEEYLQKVAAGIRQAAPTLTVTTAVLEGLVADAILDRAEEVGADLIVMSTHGRSGMERWLLGSVAEKVVRGAKTPVMLIRPQQTGAPATSAPATAAPQ